The following are encoded in a window of Thermodesulfobacterium geofontis OPF15 genomic DNA:
- the ilvC gene encoding ketol-acid reductoisomerase: protein MKIYKDEDADLSILKDKVIAVLGYGSQGHAHALNLRDSGLNVIVGVRKGGKSYEKAKAHGFEPLSVSEACEKGDLIMILLPDQTQPQVYKEEIEPVLKPGKMLLFAHGFNIHYNQIIPPKDVDVAMVAPKGPGHLVRREFEKGAGVPCLLAIHQDATGNAFAKALAYAKGIGGTRAGVIETTFKEETETDLFGEQVVLCGGVSALIKAGFETLVEAGYQPEVAYFECLHELKLIVDLIYEGGLSFMRYSISDTAEYGDLTRGPRIINEQVRAEMKKILKEIQSGEFAREWILENQAGRPVLNALRKKEREHLIEEVGKRLRAMMPWIKKPEEF from the coding sequence ATGAAAATTTATAAAGATGAAGATGCTGATCTTTCCATTTTAAAAGACAAGGTAATTGCAGTTTTGGGATATGGAAGCCAAGGACATGCCCATGCTTTAAATTTAAGAGATTCTGGATTAAATGTAATAGTGGGGGTAAGAAAAGGCGGAAAAAGTTATGAAAAAGCTAAAGCGCACGGTTTTGAACCTTTATCTGTTAGTGAAGCCTGTGAAAAAGGAGATTTAATAATGATACTTTTACCTGATCAAACTCAACCTCAAGTTTATAAAGAAGAAATTGAACCAGTTTTAAAACCTGGTAAAATGCTTCTTTTTGCTCATGGATTTAACATTCATTATAACCAGATTATTCCTCCTAAGGATGTTGATGTAGCTATGGTTGCTCCAAAAGGCCCAGGACATCTTGTAAGAAGAGAATTTGAAAAAGGTGCTGGAGTACCTTGTTTATTAGCCATACATCAAGATGCAACTGGCAATGCCTTTGCTAAAGCACTTGCCTATGCTAAAGGAATTGGGGGAACCCGTGCAGGAGTAATTGAAACTACTTTTAAAGAAGAAACAGAAACAGATCTTTTTGGAGAACAGGTAGTTCTTTGTGGAGGAGTTTCTGCACTTATAAAAGCTGGATTTGAAACATTGGTAGAAGCTGGTTATCAGCCAGAAGTAGCTTATTTTGAATGTTTACATGAATTGAAATTGATAGTAGATCTCATATACGAAGGTGGACTTTCTTTTATGAGATACTCTATAAGTGATACTGCTGAATATGGTGATCTTACAAGGGGACCAAGAATTATTAATGAACAGGTAAGAGCTGAAATGAAAAAAATTCTCAAAGAAATTCAAAGTGGAGAATTTGCAAGAGAATGGATTTTAGAAAATCAAGCAGGAAGACCAGTTTTGAATGCTTTGAGAAAAAAAGAAAGAGAACACCTCATTGAAGAAGTGGGAAAAAGATTAAGAGCAATGATGCCCTGGATTAAAAAACCAGAAGAATTTTAG
- a CDS encoding sigma-54-dependent transcriptional regulator, with translation MTSILVIEDEHLQKELLSTILKEAGYNVFSASSLEEARKIISQYHPEIILTDLKLQNEDGMDILNDLPEEPFKPAVIIITAFGSIPSAVEAIKKGAFDYLTKPINKEVLLLTIKRAEEKINLVKEVYRLKSELYEKFKIDGVVGKSKKMLQVIEIVKKVAPTNATVLICGESGTGKELIARAIHHNSPRKDNPFIAINCAAIPETLIESELFGYEPGAFTGANTRKIGLIEAANKGTLFLDEVAELPLITQSKLLRVLQEKEIRRIGGKETIKVDVRIIAATNKNLLEEVQKKKFREDLYYRLKVVTIEIPPLRERKEDIPELVKYFIEKYSKEFGKEIKGIEEKAMQALLNYHWPGNIRELESVIEKAIIICEGDKIKFKDIADELKLSNPKSIFEIEIPEEGIDYKELEKELLKKALIKSNFVIARAAKILNMSYKTFWYRLKKYGLLKNLPKWENFPK, from the coding sequence ATGACTTCTATTTTAGTAATAGAAGACGAGCATTTACAGAAAGAACTTTTATCAACAATACTTAAAGAAGCAGGTTATAATGTCTTTTCTGCAAGTTCTTTAGAAGAGGCAAGAAAAATAATTTCTCAATATCATCCAGAGATTATTCTCACTGATTTAAAATTACAAAATGAAGATGGAATGGATATTTTAAATGACCTTCCAGAAGAACCCTTTAAACCTGCTGTAATAATAATTACTGCCTTTGGAAGTATTCCTTCAGCAGTTGAAGCGATAAAGAAAGGAGCTTTTGATTACTTAACGAAACCGATTAATAAAGAGGTCCTTCTTTTAACTATTAAAAGAGCAGAAGAAAAAATTAATCTTGTAAAAGAGGTTTATCGTCTTAAAAGTGAACTTTATGAGAAATTTAAAATAGATGGTGTAGTTGGGAAATCAAAAAAAATGCTTCAAGTTATTGAAATAGTAAAGAAGGTTGCTCCAACTAATGCAACAGTGCTTATATGTGGAGAAAGTGGAACTGGGAAGGAGCTTATAGCAAGGGCGATTCATCATAATTCTCCAAGAAAGGACAATCCCTTTATTGCAATAAATTGTGCAGCTATTCCCGAAACCCTTATAGAATCTGAACTTTTTGGATATGAACCTGGAGCTTTCACTGGAGCAAATACAAGAAAAATAGGTCTTATAGAAGCAGCAAATAAAGGAACCCTTTTTCTTGACGAAGTTGCTGAACTTCCATTAATTACCCAATCAAAATTACTTAGAGTACTTCAAGAAAAAGAAATAAGAAGAATTGGTGGCAAAGAAACTATAAAAGTAGATGTAAGAATAATCGCAGCTACAAATAAAAATCTTCTTGAAGAGGTTCAAAAAAAGAAATTTAGAGAAGATCTATATTATAGATTAAAGGTTGTAACTATAGAAATACCTCCTCTTAGAGAAAGAAAAGAAGATATACCTGAACTTGTAAAATATTTTATAGAAAAGTATTCAAAAGAATTCGGAAAAGAAATTAAAGGCATTGAAGAAAAAGCAATGCAAGCTTTACTTAATTATCATTGGCCTGGAAATATAAGAGAATTAGAATCAGTTATTGAAAAGGCAATTATTATTTGCGAAGGCGATAAAATCAAATTCAAAGATATTGCAGATGAATTAAAACTTTCTAATCCTAAAAGTATATTTGAAATTGAAATACCTGAAGAAGGAATAGATTATAAAGAGTTAGAAAAAGAATTACTTAAAAAGGCATTAATTAAATCTAATTTTGTTATTGCAAGAGCTGCCAAGATTTTAAATATGAGTTATAAAACCTTTTGGTATAGATTAAAAAAATATGGACTTCTAAAAAATTTACCCAAATGGGAAAATTTTCCCAAATGA
- a CDS encoding sensor histidine kinase has translation MFLKLIEKFSLKWSLILLLLSLNFILMLTLYIFYTQTEKRLIKEIERNTAELTKAIQIGVAEVTGNNPYKLINYLNTLKTKGVKEISIISNTQQIIASTNPQKIGEKITHKKKELIIKAELGEPVSEEEDAYSVIVPITAQNIQYGYIYLKINKENFSEILKTNALKRMVVTFIIFLLGIIFIYVISIKYTKPIETLSEIAIRIAKGDLDCEVNINRKDEIGKIAESFNFMIQKLRENKMFQERLREAEHLITFGQLSKTIAHEIRNPLNFINLSIDYLLDKLKNENLNKDYLNLLQNMKQEIYRINNLITEYLEYTKPLKLNKKPVNILEIINDVISLIEISAQQKGVSIITNYNIDNNLVLNLDTDLIKSCLLNIITNALQAMENSLVKNLFIETQLENNNLLIKIKDTGEGVPEEIKEKIFEPFFSTKKGGLGIGLPLAKKIIEEHKGKIEFLSKLGQGSEVKIYLPLQL, from the coding sequence ATGTTTTTAAAACTTATAGAAAAATTTTCTTTAAAATGGAGTTTAATTCTTCTTCTTTTATCCCTCAATTTTATTTTAATGTTAACTCTTTATATCTTCTATACACAAACTGAAAAAAGACTTATAAAAGAAATTGAACGTAATACTGCAGAACTTACTAAGGCAATCCAAATTGGAGTTGCAGAAGTTACAGGAAATAATCCATATAAACTAATAAATTATCTAAATACCCTGAAAACAAAGGGAGTAAAAGAAATTTCTATAATAAGTAATACTCAGCAAATTATTGCAAGCACTAATCCCCAAAAGATAGGAGAAAAGATAACTCATAAAAAGAAAGAATTAATTATTAAAGCAGAACTTGGAGAACCAGTATCTGAAGAAGAAGATGCTTATAGTGTAATAGTTCCCATAACTGCTCAAAATATTCAATATGGGTATATTTATTTAAAAATAAACAAGGAAAATTTTTCAGAAATTTTAAAAACTAATGCTCTAAAAAGGATGGTTGTAACCTTTATTATCTTTTTATTAGGTATTATCTTTATTTACGTTATTTCTATAAAATATACTAAGCCCATAGAAACCTTAAGTGAGATAGCTATAAGGATTGCTAAAGGAGATTTGGATTGCGAAGTAAATATTAATAGAAAAGATGAAATAGGAAAAATAGCAGAAAGTTTTAACTTTATGATCCAGAAACTTAGAGAAAATAAAATGTTCCAAGAAAGATTAAGGGAAGCTGAACATCTCATAACTTTTGGACAACTTAGTAAGACAATTGCTCATGAAATAAGAAATCCTCTTAATTTTATAAATTTAAGTATAGACTATTTATTAGATAAATTAAAAAACGAAAATCTAAACAAAGATTATTTAAACCTTTTACAAAATATGAAACAGGAAATATATAGAATTAATAATTTAATTACAGAATATTTAGAATATACAAAACCTTTAAAACTAAACAAAAAACCGGTTAATATTTTAGAAATAATAAATGATGTAATCTCGTTAATTGAGATATCAGCTCAACAAAAAGGTGTAAGTATTATTACCAATTACAATATTGATAATAATTTGGTTCTAAATTTGGATACAGACTTAATAAAAAGTTGTCTTTTAAATATAATTACAAATGCTTTACAAGCAATGGAAAATTCTTTAGTAAAAAATTTATTTATTGAAACTCAGTTAGAAAATAATAATTTATTAATTAAAATCAAAGACACAGGGGAGGGGGTGCCTGAGGAAATTAAAGAAAAAATTTTTGAACCCTTTTTCTCTACTAAAAAGGGAGGACTTGGAATTGGACTACCTTTAGCAAAAAAAATAATTGAAGAACACAAAGGAAAAATAGAATTTTTAAGTAAATTAGGACAAGGTAGTGAAGTTAAAATTTATCTACCACTTCAATTATGA
- a CDS encoding phosphatase PAP2 family protein: protein MKKLIKYKDWILAIFILSIFFFYSDKKIVLILKETMFYYKEFEVFKEIFSKIVETFHKIFLFLLIVFSLYLYFFKNKKLGKSLILSMIIAGIFSQIKFLIGRARPKITYDALSFVGPNLTYNYASFPSGHVFFLFFISKILSSEYPKGKGFFYGLAILVALQRVLVFAHFPSDVIGGAFLGYKLGEFLHKKLFKA, encoded by the coding sequence ATGAAAAAGCTGATAAAATATAAAGACTGGATTTTGGCTATTTTTATTTTAAGCATATTTTTCTTCTATTCAGACAAAAAAATAGTTTTGATTTTAAAAGAAACAATGTTTTATTATAAGGAATTTGAAGTTTTTAAGGAAATCTTTAGCAAAATAGTTGAAACTTTTCATAAAATTTTTTTATTTTTACTTATTGTGTTTAGTTTATATCTTTATTTTTTTAAAAATAAAAAATTAGGTAAAAGTTTGATTTTGAGTATGATAATTGCGGGTATCTTTTCTCAAATAAAATTTTTGATTGGTAGAGCAAGACCAAAAATTACATATGATGCTTTATCGTTTGTTGGTCCCAATTTAACATATAATTATGCCTCATTTCCTTCGGGGCATGTGTTTTTTCTTTTTTTTATAAGTAAAATTCTTTCTTCAGAGTATCCTAAAGGGAAAGGCTTTTTTTATGGATTAGCAATTTTAGTTGCCCTTCAAAGAGTATTAGTATTTGCTCATTTTCCTTCAGATGTAATAGGAGGAGCCTTTTTAGGATATAAATTAGGGGAATTCTTACATAAAAAACTTTTTAAAGCTTAA
- the dtd gene encoding D-aminoacyl-tRNA deacylase, with amino-acid sequence MKAVIQRVKKASILVESKIISEIGYGLLVLICVEKEDDEKVLDWIAKKIVNLRIFPDENGKFNLSVKDIKGEILLVSNFTVCGLLKKGTRPTFHLASEPEKAEKLLKILYEKIKNKGISVKEGVFGAYMEVHLINDGPVTLYLEYPYKNEKN; translated from the coding sequence ATGAAAGCTGTTATTCAAAGGGTTAAGAAAGCTTCTATATTAGTAGAATCTAAAATAATTTCTGAAATAGGATATGGACTTTTGGTACTCATATGTGTAGAAAAAGAAGATGACGAAAAAGTACTTGACTGGATAGCTAAAAAAATAGTTAATTTAAGAATTTTTCCAGATGAAAATGGAAAATTTAATTTAAGTGTAAAAGACATTAAGGGTGAAATCCTTTTAGTTTCCAATTTCACTGTATGTGGGTTGCTTAAAAAAGGCACTCGCCCCACCTTTCACCTTGCAAGTGAACCTGAAAAAGCAGAAAAGTTATTAAAAATCCTTTATGAAAAAATAAAAAATAAAGGGATTTCAGTAAAAGAGGGGGTTTTTGGAGCTTATATGGAAGTTCATTTAATAAATGATGGGCCTGTTACTCTTTACTTAGAATATCCTTACAAAAATGAAAAAAATTAA
- a CDS encoding 2-oxoacid:acceptor oxidoreductase family protein, with amino-acid sequence MRIDLIISGFGGQGVLFAGNLIALAAMREGYEVTYLPVYGPEMRGGTCNCTVIISKNEIASPLVYSPSFLIIMNYPSFLKFIPKLKKGGKAIINSDLVKPEEIKDLENLKKIYDFYFVPVTSLAESLNTPLLANLCAVGAFYEITKIFSKNTFISALKEILKNTKAQFFEPNLKAFELGAKYIKENYK; translated from the coding sequence TTGAGAATAGATCTTATAATTTCTGGATTCGGAGGACAGGGAGTTCTTTTTGCAGGAAATCTTATTGCCCTTGCTGCTATGAGAGAAGGTTATGAAGTAACTTATCTCCCTGTTTACGGACCAGAAATGAGAGGAGGAACTTGTAATTGTACAGTAATTATTTCTAAAAATGAAATCGCCTCTCCTCTTGTATATTCACCCTCCTTTTTAATTATTATGAATTATCCTTCTTTTTTAAAATTTATACCCAAGCTTAAAAAAGGAGGAAAAGCAATCATTAATTCTGATTTGGTAAAACCAGAAGAAATTAAGGATTTAGAAAATTTAAAAAAAATTTATGATTTTTATTTTGTACCGGTAACTTCACTTGCCGAAAGTCTTAATACACCACTTTTAGCAAATCTTTGTGCTGTAGGAGCTTTTTACGAAATTACTAAAATATTTAGCAAAAATACATTTATATCAGCCTTAAAGGAAATTTTAAAAAATACTAAAGCACAATTTTTTGAACCAAATTTAAAGGCTTTTGAATTAGGAGCAAAATATATTAAAGAAAATTATAAATGA
- a CDS encoding thiamine pyrophosphate-dependent enzyme — MYKAFKFPKSLKKNLFHYCPGCHHSIAHRLLCEVIDELNIQEKSVGIASIGCACFLYFYIDVDILEAPHGRACAVATGIKRAKPELIVFTYQGDGDFAAIGFNESFHSALRGEKITAIMINNTVYGMTGGQLSPTTLPGQKTTTTPEGRDPNLYGYPPKLAEIFANLEGVAFSGRFAVNTPKRVLETKKAFKKAFLAQIYGLGFGYIEILSSCPVNWKMDPVTANKEVDKLAKYFPLGTFKDEVEKFLKGEES, encoded by the coding sequence ATGTATAAAGCCTTCAAGTTCCCAAAAAGTTTAAAAAAGAACCTTTTTCATTATTGCCCTGGCTGTCACCATAGTATAGCGCATAGACTATTATGTGAAGTTATAGATGAATTAAATATACAGGAAAAGAGTGTAGGTATTGCTTCTATAGGATGTGCTTGTTTTTTATATTTTTATATAGATGTGGATATTTTAGAGGCTCCTCATGGAAGAGCATGTGCAGTTGCAACAGGAATAAAAAGGGCGAAACCAGAACTTATAGTATTTACTTATCAAGGAGACGGAGATTTTGCAGCTATTGGATTTAATGAAAGTTTTCATTCAGCTTTAAGAGGAGAAAAAATTACTGCTATAATGATAAATAACACAGTTTATGGTATGACAGGAGGACAACTTTCTCCTACCACACTGCCTGGACAAAAAACTACCACTACACCAGAAGGAAGAGATCCAAATCTTTATGGATATCCTCCTAAATTAGCCGAAATTTTTGCAAACTTAGAAGGGGTTGCCTTTTCTGGAAGATTTGCTGTAAACACCCCTAAGAGGGTTTTGGAGACTAAAAAAGCTTTTAAAAAAGCTTTCCTTGCACAGATTTATGGTCTTGGTTTTGGATATATAGAAATCCTTTCTTCATGCCCTGTAAATTGGAAAATGGATCCTGTAACTGCTAATAAAGAAGTTGATAAACTTGCTAAATATTTCCCTCTTGGAACCTTTAAAGATGAAGTAGAAAAATTTCTAAAAGGAGAGGAGTCTTGA
- the vorB gene encoding 3-methyl-2-oxobutanoate dehydrogenase subunit VorB: protein MKVKKILAKGVEAIALGALEADCKCYFGYPITPQNEIPEIMARELPKRGGVFLQAESEIAAINMLLGACATGTRAMTSSSSPGISLMCETFSYIAAQELPAVIVNVMRGGPGLGGIEASQGDYFQAVKGSGHGDFHFLVLAPYNAQEAYELTAKAFELAEKYRNPVMILSDAVLGQMKEPVVLKKLKIKKYPNETWALTGAKNRPSRIIRSLFLSSQELKERNLNLMKKYKKMEKDVLYEAKIEEEDQVIVVAFGSMARIAKETCINLKKKGYPVGFFRPITLFPFPSKAIKALLKNEKKPKKFIVAELNCGQMVEDVKLSVDGKAEVISLFFPPSVIPFPEELEKRIKKCIKPSSSQKV from the coding sequence ATGAAAGTTAAAAAAATCTTAGCCAAAGGAGTTGAAGCTATAGCTCTTGGTGCTTTAGAAGCAGATTGTAAATGTTATTTTGGATATCCTATAACACCCCAAAATGAAATCCCTGAAATTATGGCAAGAGAGCTTCCTAAAAGAGGAGGTGTTTTTTTGCAGGCAGAAAGTGAAATTGCTGCTATAAATATGCTACTTGGTGCCTGTGCTACTGGAACAAGAGCAATGACAAGCTCCTCAAGCCCTGGTATATCTCTTATGTGCGAAACTTTTTCTTATATAGCTGCTCAAGAACTGCCTGCAGTAATTGTCAATGTGATGAGAGGGGGACCAGGTCTTGGTGGTATAGAAGCCTCACAAGGAGATTATTTTCAAGCAGTAAAAGGCTCAGGACATGGAGATTTTCATTTTTTAGTTTTAGCACCTTATAATGCTCAAGAAGCTTATGAATTAACTGCTAAAGCCTTTGAATTGGCAGAAAAATATAGAAATCCTGTAATGATCCTTTCTGATGCTGTTTTAGGACAAATGAAAGAACCAGTAGTTTTAAAAAAATTAAAAATAAAAAAGTATCCAAATGAAACCTGGGCATTAACTGGAGCTAAAAATAGACCAAGTAGAATTATAAGGAGTCTCTTTTTAAGCTCACAAGAGTTAAAAGAGAGAAATTTAAATTTAATGAAAAAATATAAAAAAATGGAAAAAGATGTGCTCTATGAAGCAAAAATTGAAGAAGAAGACCAAGTAATAGTAGTGGCTTTTGGTTCTATGGCAAGAATAGCAAAAGAAACTTGTATTAATTTAAAAAAGAAGGGATATCCTGTAGGTTTTTTTAGACCTATTACCCTTTTTCCTTTTCCTTCAAAGGCTATTAAAGCTCTCTTAAAAAATGAAAAAAAACCCAAAAAATTTATTGTAGCTGAACTTAACTGTGGACAAATGGTAGAGGATGTAAAACTATCAGTGGATGGGAAAGCTGAAGTAATTTCACTTTTCTTTCCACCAAGTGTTATACCTTTTCCTGAAGAATTAGAAAAGAGGATTAAAAAATGTATAAAGCCTTCAAGTTCCCAAAAAGTTTAA
- a CDS encoding 4Fe-4S dicluster domain-containing protein: MFKIKILEERCKSCGLCIHFCPKKVLDFSSKRNFQGYRVVYAKYPERCNMCGICYLMCPDVVFVEEGQE; the protein is encoded by the coding sequence ATTTTTAAAATAAAGATTCTTGAGGAGCGTTGCAAATCTTGCGGTCTTTGTATACATTTCTGTCCTAAAAAAGTCTTAGATTTTTCTTCTAAAAGAAATTTTCAAGGTTATAGAGTAGTCTATGCTAAATATCCTGAAAGATGTAATATGTGTGGAATATGTTATCTTATGTGTCCTGATGTGGTTTTTGTAGAAGAGGGGCAAGAATGA
- the fabD gene encoding ACP S-malonyltransferase, translating to MIALVFPGQGSQYIGMGKEFFDKFEFIKNLFDKGEEITNLPLKRLCFEGPFEELTQTVNLQVSLTITNIACYEVLKLELEKKDIPVSFVAGHSLGEYSALYASKVLSLEDVLLAVKERGKLMDLEGKKSSSAMYAIIDFPLNKLEKLVESKEDTVVISNYNSPKQFVISGKVPAVDEIAEKAKNLGAKKVIKLKVSAGFHSPLMKEAEVAFSKILNSLNWNDPQIPFVSNITGKEERSGETIKELMKKQITSPVRWIDCVEYMYNKGVKIFVEVGPKKVLSGLISQILEGKDFKCYNVENFETLENFLKNF from the coding sequence ATGATTGCTTTAGTTTTTCCTGGTCAAGGTTCACAATATATAGGAATGGGGAAGGAATTTTTTGATAAATTTGAATTTATTAAAAATCTCTTTGATAAAGGGGAAGAAATAACAAACCTCCCTTTAAAACGTCTTTGTTTTGAAGGACCCTTTGAAGAATTAACTCAAACGGTAAATCTTCAGGTTTCACTTACTATAACTAATATTGCCTGTTATGAAGTTTTAAAGCTTGAATTAGAGAAAAAAGATATACCTGTTTCTTTTGTTGCAGGACATAGCTTAGGAGAATATAGCGCCCTTTATGCATCTAAAGTTCTTTCTTTAGAAGATGTTTTATTGGCTGTTAAAGAACGAGGAAAATTAATGGATTTGGAAGGAAAAAAAAGTTCTTCAGCTATGTACGCTATTATAGATTTCCCTCTAAATAAACTTGAAAAATTGGTAGAATCTAAAGAAGATACAGTAGTTATTTCTAATTATAACTCACCAAAGCAATTTGTAATAAGTGGAAAAGTCCCTGCTGTGGATGAAATAGCAGAAAAAGCTAAAAATTTAGGAGCAAAAAAAGTAATAAAATTAAAAGTAAGTGCTGGATTTCATAGCCCTTTGATGAAAGAAGCTGAAGTTGCTTTTAGTAAAATACTAAATTCTCTTAATTGGAACGATCCGCAAATTCCTTTTGTAAGTAATATAACTGGTAAAGAAGAAAGATCAGGAGAAACTATTAAAGAATTAATGAAAAAGCAAATCACTTCTCCTGTGCGCTGGATTGATTGTGTAGAATATATGTATAATAAGGGAGTTAAAATTTTTGTAGAAGTAGGTCCTAAAAAAGTACTTTCTGGTCTCATCTCTCAAATTTTAGAAGGAAAAGATTTTAAATGTTATAATGTAGAAAATTTTGAAACCTTAGAAAATTTTCTTAAGAATTTTTAA
- a CDS encoding glycine cleavage system protein H, whose product MFKIPEDRLYSESHLWIKKKKKKIVRIGLTDYFKLKNSEIIDIDLPEEEEIFEKDEIFGSIETVEEVFDLIMPVSGKIVAVNEKVLDDIDILNEDPYTEGWLIDAELLNPSELEELLPPEDYEIKFLEMVEELPEEKVVEEEEE is encoded by the coding sequence ATGTTTAAAATACCAGAAGATAGGCTTTATTCAGAAAGTCATCTTTGGATAAAGAAAAAAAAGAAAAAGATAGTAAGAATCGGGCTTACAGATTATTTTAAATTAAAAAATTCAGAAATAATAGACATAGATTTACCTGAAGAGGAAGAAATCTTTGAAAAAGACGAAATTTTTGGAAGTATTGAGACTGTAGAAGAGGTTTTTGATCTAATTATGCCTGTTTCTGGGAAAATTGTAGCAGTAAATGAAAAGGTTTTAGATGATATAGACATTTTAAATGAAGACCCTTATACAGAAGGGTGGCTTATTGATGCAGAACTTCTTAACCCATCTGAACTTGAAGAGCTTCTTCCTCCCGAAGATTATGAAATTAAATTTTTGGAAATGGTAGAAGAATTGCCAGAAGAAAAAGTAGTTGAAGAAGAGGAAGAATGA
- a CDS encoding EscU/YscU/HrcU family type III secretion system export apparatus switch protein encodes MEKEEKLAVALKYNPEKEAPKVVAKGEGYLAELILKIAKNHNIPIKKDSKLVKELYKLEINKPIPPELYKAVAIVLAWAYNLNQKLKEKILKKFSP; translated from the coding sequence ATGGAAAAAGAAGAAAAACTTGCAGTTGCATTAAAGTATAATCCTGAAAAAGAAGCTCCTAAGGTCGTTGCAAAAGGAGAAGGATATCTGGCTGAGCTAATTTTAAAAATTGCCAAAAATCATAATATCCCTATAAAAAAGGATTCTAAATTAGTAAAAGAACTTTATAAATTAGAAATAAACAAGCCAATCCCACCAGAACTTTATAAGGCTGTAGCTATAGTATTAGCTTGGGCCTATAATTTAAATCAAAAATTAAAAGAAAAAATTCTTAAGAAATTTTCTCCTTAA
- the fbp gene encoding fructose-1,6-bisphosphate aldolase/phosphatase has product MKLTLSVIKADIGGFVGHSSVHKDVIEKVKEVAEDGKDKGIIRDVSILVCGDDIALVMTHTKGVDSSEVHELAWNAFKEGTEVAKKLKMYGAGQDLLADAFSGNIKGMGPGVAEMEFVERKSEPVVIFFADKTAPSAWNLPLYEIFADPMNTAGLVIDPSMHDGFIFDVMDVYTGMGIMLKAPEELYDLLVFIGATSRYVVRAVYRKSDGEIAASASTQRLSLMAGRYVGKDDPVLIVRAQAGFPAVGEILEPFARPWLVEGWMRGSHTGPLMPVSFKNAKPTRFDGPPRVIAAGYQITDGYLIGPSDLFDDPAFDEARRQCNVMADILRRQGIFEPHRLPPEEMEYTTLPKVLEKLKDRFKLVEAKK; this is encoded by the coding sequence ATGAAGCTTACTTTGTCTGTTATAAAGGCAGATATAGGAGGTTTCGTAGGACATTCTTCGGTTCATAAAGATGTAATTGAAAAAGTAAAGGAAGTAGCTGAAGATGGTAAGGACAAAGGGATTATTAGAGATGTATCTATTCTTGTTTGTGGAGATGATATTGCCTTAGTAATGACTCATACAAAGGGAGTAGATTCCTCAGAGGTGCATGAACTTGCTTGGAATGCTTTTAAAGAGGGAACAGAGGTTGCTAAAAAGCTAAAAATGTATGGAGCAGGGCAGGATCTTTTAGCAGATGCTTTTTCTGGTAACATTAAAGGTATGGGTCCAGGGGTTGCGGAAATGGAATTTGTTGAGAGAAAAAGTGAACCAGTAGTTATATTTTTTGCTGATAAAACAGCTCCAAGTGCTTGGAATTTACCTTTATATGAAATATTTGCTGATCCTATGAATACAGCTGGGCTTGTAATAGATCCCTCTATGCATGATGGGTTTATTTTTGATGTTATGGATGTGTATACAGGAATGGGTATTATGCTTAAGGCACCTGAAGAACTTTACGATCTATTAGTTTTTATTGGAGCAACAAGTAGATATGTAGTAAGAGCAGTATATAGAAAATCAGATGGAGAGATTGCAGCTTCTGCTTCAACCCAAAGACTTTCTCTTATGGCAGGAAGATATGTAGGAAAAGACGATCCAGTGCTTATAGTAAGAGCTCAGGCAGGTTTCCCAGCAGTGGGAGAGATTTTAGAACCCTTTGCTCGTCCTTGGTTGGTTGAGGGATGGATGAGAGGTTCTCACACAGGTCCTCTTATGCCTGTTTCTTTCAAAAACGCAAAACCTACCCGTTTTGATGGTCCACCTCGTGTTATTGCTGCTGGTTATCAAATAACTGATGGATATCTTATTGGGCCTTCTGATTTATTTGATGATCCTGCTTTTGATGAAGCTCGGCGACAATGTAATGTTATGGCTGATATACTTAGAAGACAAGGAATTTTTGAACCTCATAGATTACCTCCTGAAGAAATGGAATATACTACACTTCCTAAGGTATTAGAAAAATTAAAAGATAGATTTAAACTTGTAGAAGCTAAAAAATAA